A genomic window from Gracilinanus agilis isolate LMUSP501 chromosome X, AgileGrace, whole genome shotgun sequence includes:
- the GLOD5 gene encoding glyoxalase domain-containing protein 5 encodes MEGHEQGTTEALSDGESTAFVEEMPQGGRREVPASCLVQGIDHLVMTVKSIEESAAFYSKALGMQVVTFKGNRKALRFGNQKFNLHEVGKEFDPKAQNPAPGSVDVCLVTERPLRDVAKHLKACDIPIEEGPVTRTGALGPIESVYFRDPDGNLIEVSKYLMEPVGYES; translated from the exons ATGGAAGGCCACGAGCAAGGGACGACAGAAGCACTGAGTGACGGGGAAAGCACGGCCTTCGTGGAGGAAATG CCTCAAGGTGGTCGCCGGGAGGTGCCGGCCTCGTGCCTAGTCCAGGGAATAGACCACCTGGTGATGACGGTGAAGAGTATTGAAGAAAGCGCGGCGTTCTATTCCAAGGCGCTGGGCATGCAAGTGGTGACCTTCAAG GGAAACCGGAAGGCTTTGCGCTTTGGGAATCAGAAATTTAACCTCCACGAAGTTGGGAAGGAGTTTGACCCCAAAGCCCAGAATCCTGCGCCGGGATCCGTAGATGTGTGCCTGGTTACAGAGCGCCCTCTCCGTGACGTGGCGAAACACTTAAAG GCCTGCGACATCCCCATCGAAGAAGGTCCAGTGACTAGAACCGGTGCTCTGGGGCCAATTGAATCAGTGTACTTCCGAGACCCTGACGGGAATCTGATTGAGGTTTCCAAGTACCTCATGGAACCTGTTGGCTATGAGTCATGA